In Tachysurus fulvidraco isolate hzauxx_2018 chromosome 11, HZAU_PFXX_2.0, whole genome shotgun sequence, one DNA window encodes the following:
- the tekt1 gene encoding tektin-1, with amino-acid sequence MSQVEKAPPKFLPPEWEHANYVHFRRAEAERARSERLTDECKRLIEESEKTVKRMQQDANNRLEQRLKDIKFWRQELEQKLQEMVQEIELLLTMKSRVEKALGSCSEPLQATLDCLNERQKRVEIDLVHDNLETELLKEKDVIEGVLTLLQRTLEQIIEQIRLNRAAKYYLEKDLRDKFQAERIDDFCSLLSTTTAGAKEQAGAGQRPDGGLAVTPQEWETFSDVNIGKAEKERNNSASLRALVENLLAQTAADMRRQHEATGSALELRIHETRSAKAKLEDQLSKLLVEIASQEQNLDALKVAVADKEGPLKLAETRLHTRQQRPRAELCNDRAHTHLLAEVQQLKSQVSRLKEGLSQSDMELKALTRSQLLLEEEIQVKSNSLYIDEVICTQLRQPITIHDF; translated from the exons ATGTCTCAGGTAGAAAAAGCACCTCCTAAGTTTCTGCCTCCTGAgtgggaacatgcaaactacgtGCACTTCAGGAGAGCTGAGGCTGAGCGAGCACGCTCAGAGCGACTCACGGATGAGTGTAAGAGGCTGATAGAGGAGAGCGAGAAGACGGTGAAACGCATGCAGCAGGATGCTAACAACCGCCTGG AGCAGAGACTTAAAGATATTAAGTTCTGGAGGCAGGAGCTGGAGCAGAAACTGCAGGAGATGGTGCAGGAGATCGAGCTGCTACTGACGATGAAGAGCCGAGTAGAGAAAGCTCTGGGGAGTTGCTCCGAACCTCTCCAAGCCACTCTGGACTGTCTGAACGAGAG GCAGAAGCGCGTGGAAATAGACCTTGTTCATGACAACTTGGAGACGGAGCTTCTGAAGGAAAAGGACGTGATCGAGGGAGTGTTAACCCTCCTTCAGCGCACTCTGGAGCAGATCATTGAGCAGATCAG ACTCAACCGCGCAGCCAAATACTACCTGGAGAAAGATCTGCGGGATAAATTTCAGGCCGAACGCATCGACGATTTCTGCTCCCTGCTCAGCACCACCACAGCGGGCGCCAAGGAGCAGGCTGGAGCCGGGCAGCGTCCTGATGGAGG ACTCGCCGTGACTCCTCAGGAATGGGAGACGTTCTCTGACGTGAACATCGGCAAGGCAGAGAAGGAGAGGAATAACTCGGCATCTCTGCGGGCCCTGGTGGAGAACCTGCTGGCGCAGACGGCGGCAGACATGCGCAGGCAGCACGAGGCCACCGGCTCGGCCCTGGAGCTGCGCATACATGAAACCAGAAGTGCTAAAGCAAAGCTGGAAGATCAGCTGAGCAAG CTGCTGGTGGAGATCGCGAGCCAGGAACAAAACCTTGATGCTCTGAAAGTAGCTGTTGCTGATAAAGAAGGGCCGCTAAAGCTGGCAGAGACACGTTTGCACACACGCCAACAACGACCCAGAGCTGAGCTGTGTAACGaccgcgctcacacacacctgctcgcCGAAGTACAACAGCTTAAGAGCCAAGTGTCCAG GCTGAAAGAAGGTTTATCCCAGTCAGACATGGAGCTCAAAGCTCTGACCAGAAGCCAGCTGCTCCTGGAGGAGGAGATCCAGGTCAAATCAAACTCACTTTACATAGACGAAGTGATCTGCACACAGCTCCGTCAGCCGATCACCATTCACGACTTCTAA
- the xaf1 gene encoding XIAP-associated factor 1 isoform X1, with product MNRILSGISSHSSCGDVLRQQPLCPQPTALGGTEERDVMASEESNENRSTSKTFEIFNTKNYRSDYPDDSRAHCSKDLFANHKQCQDRKDKKIDRYIKYLARIYNVEPVNTEQISLCTEGSRKWQSNDDILKTLTIIQKQWYSPSSPYGNLMVSQTNSESSCTETLPSDRTTCREGREVEEEPVFVQQPAKQRSLKKKKKSPRENDNDDDNHETWEMIRQQIYSPRGSYGNRMVSKTNSESSCTEALLSDRTRCRDDREVEEEPAFGQQPAKQRSLKKKKKSPRENDNDDDNHETLAMIRQQMYSPSGPYGNRMLNQLEPSDLASSSFAHKGSDRD from the exons ATGAACAGGATTCTTTCTGGTATAAGTTCACATTCG AGTTGTGGTGATGTGTTAAGACAGCAGCCCCTTTGCCCACAACCAACAGCCCTGGGTGGCACAGAAGAACGTGACGTTATGGCATCTGAAGAAAGTAACGAAAACCGCAGCACCAGCAAAACCTTTGAGATTTTTAACACGAAAAACTACAGGTCTGATTATCCTGATGACAGCCGTGCACATTGTTCTAAGGATTTATTTGCTAATCATAAACAATGCCAAGACAGGAAGGATAAGAAAATTgacagatatataaaatatttggcTAGGATATATAATGTGGAGCCTGTAAACACAGAACAGATATCCCTCTGTACAGAAGGATCACGTAAATGGCAATCCAATGACGACATCCTTAAAACTCTGACGATTATTCAAAAACAATGGTACAGCCCTAGCAGTCCCTATGGAAATCTGATGGTCAGTCAAACAAACAGTGAGTCAAGTTGTACTGAAACTTTGCCCAGCGATCGTACAACATGCAGAGAAGGCCGTGAAGTCGAGGAAGAACCTGTCTTTGTTCAGCAGCCTGCAAAACAACGAagtcttaaaaagaaaaagaaatctccACGTGAAAATGACAATGACGATGATAACCACGAAACCTGGGAAATGATTCGCCAACAAATTTACAGCCCTAGAGGTTCCTATGGAAATAGGATGGTCAGTAAAACAAATAGTGAGTCAAGTTGTACTGAAGCTTTGCTCAGTGATCGTACAAGATGTAGAGACGACCGTGAAGTCGAGGAAGAACCTGCCTTTGGTCAGCAGCCTGCAAAACAACGAagtcttaaaaagaaaaagaaatctccACGTGAaaatgacaatgatgatgacaACCACGAAACCTTGGCAATGATTCGCCAACAAATGTACAGCCCTAGCGGTCCCTATGGAAATCGGATGCTCAATCAGCTGGAACCTTCAGATTTGGCCTCTTCCTCCTTTGCACACAAAGGAAGTGACAGAGACTGA
- the xaf1 gene encoding XIAP-associated factor 1 isoform X2 codes for MDAKEEVEICSNCNKEVVKTNLPMHEAHCQRFLCLCPDCKEQVPKDLLEEHRQEQHTLIKCKQCNMKMEKFNLPDHESYECTKRMQSCEYCQLSLPLNILEEHVVTCGSRTERCEHCNQYVILKDQLQHAQICINEDLQTKSIHGYVKPVNSQQDIERYEYVRNSSKDQTDSEPKDTILSLSDLLKKKKKQNDNLGFKIDPDQISTCPYCHLALPVNTLRWHEEKCRIMEGLRRMSEATDTSGKK; via the exons ATGGACGCTAAAGAAGAGGTGGAGATTTGCAGCAACTG CAATAAAGAGGTGGTGAAGACGAACCTCCCCATGCATGAAGCTCACTGCCAGCGGTTCCTGTGTCTCTGCCCTGACTGTAAAGAACAGGTTCCCAAGGATCTGCTGGAGGAACATCGACAGGAACAACACACTCTG ATCAAATGTAAGCAGTGCAACATGAAGATGGAAAAATTCAACCTGCCAGATCATGAA TCATACGAATGCACAAAGAGGATGCAGAGTTGTGAGTATTGTCAGCTGTCTCTCCCTTTGAACATATTGGAGGAACACGTCGTGACCTGTGGGAGTCGAACCGAACGCTGTGAACACTGTAACCAGTACGTCATCCTTAAAGACCAGCTCCAGCATGCTCAGATCTGCATCAATGAAGACTTACAAA ctAAATCCATTCATGGATATGTAAAGCCAGTGAACTCTCAGCAAGACATTGAG cGTTATGAATACGTGAGGAACTCTTCGAAAGATCAGACTGACTCTGAACCAAAAGATACAATCCTGTCGCTGTCTGATctgctgaagaagaagaagaagcagaatgaTAATCTGGGTTTTAAAATAGACCCAGATCAGATCAGCACCTGTCCATACTGTCACCTCGCTCTGCCAGTAAACACACTGCGATGGCACGAG GAAAAATGCAGGATTATGGAAGGTCTGAGAAGGATGAGCGAGGCAACGGATACGAGCGGAAAGAAGTGA